A stretch of DNA from Bacteroidales bacterium:
CCATTTGTCAGAGCATCCGGATGGGCTTCCACAAGATGTGCATATTCGAAATCGGCCGTGGTATGGACAATCCTTTTGATAACAGGCTCCAGCTCCCCGGTTATCTTAAGGTGCGACAATTCCCGGCTGATGATCTGCATGCTTTTCTCCTCAATCCCCCTCGGGTCTATATTCATGTATTCGCTTGTTTCCATAGTTTTACAATTTGTTCCAGAAAATGAAAGCTTGAATAAAAATGTACGTGGGCATAGCCTGCCAGACAATTGTTAAGCTTCAGCCCGCATTGCCATTCCTTTTGTTTTTCAGGTTTTTCAAGTTTATATTCGAGAGTATAGTTTGGCTTTTCAGCGGAAGAAGTGATCTGAGATCGATGAAACTCATGGCATTTTGTCTGAGCACCGTTATAGTGAACCGTAGCATACCCAAACCGTTGCAGGCGCTTTGTCATTTGTATTGAGGCATTATATACACCGGCCATGGGATAACTGAAACCATCGATATCGATGATATTTTGCGAAAGATACATCAATCCTCCGCACTCGGCATAAACTGGCATGCCTTCCAGAACAGCGGATTTAATTTCCCTTAGCAGTTTTTTGTTGGTCGAAAGCTCTCCGGCAAAAACCTCTGGATATCCCCCTCCCAGATAAAGGCAGTTGGATTGTTCAGGAAGATGCCCATCTTCTATAGGACTAAAGTAGTATAAGCTGGCACCCAATTCTTCTAGCAATTCAAGGTTATCCCTGTAATAAAACCGGAAGGCTTTATCATAGGCAACGCCTATGTGCAGGTCTGAAAGATCCAATGCCGGTAATGCAGGAGAAGCTCCGGAATGATTTGGTATCTGGGTTACTTCAAGCAGTTTCTCAACATCTATGGTTTGGGAGAGGGTATCAGAGAGTTTCTGAATTTTAGCTGACAATTCCGGTACCTCCTCTGCCTGTACCAGTCCCAGGTGCCTGCTTTCCAATGAAAAGCCCTTATTTTTAGGAACGTATCCGACACAGGGTATCCGGGTTTCGTGCTCTATAACCGATTTCAGAAAACGATAATAGGCTTCATCCGGTACATGATTCAATATGATACCCTGTATACGGGCATCTTCCCTTAAGCTGGCAAAGCCCTTCACAATTGCTGCTACAGACTGATAG
This window harbors:
- a CDS encoding cobyrinate a,c-diamide synthase — translated: MHGFLIAGTNSGCGKTTVTIGLMDLLKSRGWKIAPFKTGPDYIDPLFHSKVLEVPSYNLDGFMLSHHVVRHLFDKHTRSKDMAIVEGVMGMYDGKGHQAKGSSYELSTILDMPVILVVSCNSLYQSVAAIVKGFASLREDARIQGIILNHVPDEAYYRFLKSVIEHETRIPCVGYVPKNKGFSLESRHLGLVQAEEVPELSAKIQKLSDTLSQTIDVEKLLEVTQIPNHSGASPALPALDLSDLHIGVAYDKAFRFYYRDNLELLEELGASLYYFSPIEDGHLPEQSNCLYLGGGYPEVFAGELSTNKKLLREIKSAVLEGMPVYAECGGLMYLSQNIIDIDGFSYPMAGVYNASIQMTKRLQRFGYATVHYNGAQTKCHEFHRSQITSSAEKPNYTLEYKLEKPEKQKEWQCGLKLNNCLAGYAHVHFYSSFHFLEQIVKLWKQANT